The Pseudomonas fulva 12-X sequence CCGGCGGCATCAGCATCAAGCCGGCTGCCAACATGGATGAAATGAAGTACGACATGGGCGGCGCCGCCAGCGTGTTCGGCACCCTGCGCGCCGTGCTCGAACTGCAACTGCCGATCAACCTGGTGTGCCTGCTGGCCTGTGCCGAGAACATGCCCAGCGGCGGCGCGACGCGCCCGGGCGACATCGTCACCACCATGAGCGGCCAGACCGTGGAAATCCTCAACACCGACGCCGAGGGCCGCCTGGTGCTGTGCGACACCCTGACCTACGCCGAGCGCTTCAAGCCGCAATCGGTGATCGACATCGCCACCCTCACCGGTGCCTGCATCGTCGCCCTGGGCAGCAACGTCTCGGGTCTGATGGGAAACGACGACGAACTGGTCAACCAGATCCTCGCCGCCGGCCGCCAGGCCGACGACCGCGCCTGGCAACTACCGCTGTACGACGAATATCAGGAGCAGCTGGACAGCCCGTTCGCCGACATCGCCAATATCGGTGGGCCGAAAGCCGGCACCATCACCGCCGGCTGCTTCCTGTCGCGCTTCACAAAGTCCTACAAGTGGGCGCACCTGGATATCGCCGGTACCGCCTGGATCAGCGGTGGCAAGGACAAGGGCGCCACTGGCCGCCCGGTGCCATTGCTGACTCAGTACCTGCTCGACCGCGTACAGGCCTGACCGGCAGCGACATGAGGGTGGCGGCCCTGGCCACCCTCTCCTTTTCAGCACACGACGATACTGCCCACCGCGCTTTTCGCTTGAAGCTTGCCGCTTGAAGCCCGACACTTGCCGCCATGCCCCGAATCGAATTCTACGTACTGTCGTCGGCCACTCCAGCCGAGCGCCTGCGCGCTGCCTGCCAGCTGGCGGGCAAAGCCTGGCGAGCCGGCCTGCCGGTGTTCCTGCGCGGTCGCGACAGCGCGCAATGCCACGAACTCGACGAGCTGCTCTGGCGCGTACGCCAGGAAAGCTTCATCCCCCATGGCCTGCATCAGGATGACCCGCACGGGCCGGTGGTGATCGGCCTGGACGAAGAGCCGGCTGCGCAGCAGGCGGTGCTGATCAACCTCAGCAGCACGCTCAGCCCGCATATCGACCGCTTCAGCCGGGTGATCGAGATCGTCAACCAGGAACCCGACCTGCTGACCGCCTGCCGGGAGAATTTCCGCAGCTACCGGCAGCGCGGCTATGATCCCAAACGTGTCGAACTGTAGACCCCTGCCATGGACAACCTGAACCCTCCCCACAAGCCTGCCGCTCTGCTCAGCGACCTCGAATCGATTCGCGAACTGCTCGACGACGACCTCGACCCGCCGCTGCTCACCGACACCTTCGACCCGGCCGACATCCCGGTGCTCTCCGAGGTGGTGCGTGCCCCGGAGCCGGTACTCGCCGCGCAGCCTGCGGTGCCGGTCAGCGCCGCCGGTATCGCTTCGGAAGACGAGCTGCGCCAGACCGTGCAACGCGCCATCGGCCGCGACAACGAGATCAACCGCCTGGACACCGAGCTGCGCGCCGCGGCGCAACTGCTACTGCAGGACGTGATCGACGATTTCGTGCCGCAGATCGAGGCCGAACTCAAGCGACGCCTGCAGGCGCGCCTCAACCGCCTGCTGCCGCCACGCCGCTGATTCCCCTGCCCTGACCCGGTTTTCTCCGCTCGACCGATAGCTGCGAGAGCGGAAGAAAACTGCGTGGCGGTTGGTTATACTGCTCGGCTTTTCCGATCAGACGCCAGAAGGGTCCCGCCGCGCATGGACAAGACCTACCAGCCCCACGCCATCGAAACCGCCCTGTACGAAAACTGGGAGGCGAAAGGCTATTTCGCTCCGCAGGGCTCCGGTGAGCCCTACACCATCATGCTTCCGCCGCCGAACGTGACCGGCAGCCTGCACATGGGCCACGGCTTCAACAACGCGATCATGGACGCGCTGATCCGTTTCCGTCGCATGCAGGGCCGCAACACCCTGTGGCAGCCAGGCACCGACCACGCCGGTATCGCCACGCAGATGGTGGTCGAGCGTCAACTGGCCGCTCAGGGCATCGGTCG is a genomic window containing:
- a CDS encoding DNA polymerase III subunit chi, whose protein sequence is MPRIEFYVLSSATPAERLRAACQLAGKAWRAGLPVFLRGRDSAQCHELDELLWRVRQESFIPHGLHQDDPHGPVVIGLDEEPAAQQAVLINLSSTLSPHIDRFSRVIEIVNQEPDLLTACRENFRSYRQRGYDPKRVEL